One Ranitomeya imitator isolate aRanImi1 chromosome 4, aRanImi1.pri, whole genome shotgun sequence genomic window, GAAAGTGGCTTTGGCTGTTTCTAGAGTGGATTCTgtcaaactgtttttggtttttccTATATCTTCACAACTGTTGGTAGGGTTTGCAAGTGCATCAATAGTATcctttacttaaagggacactgtcacctgaatttggagggaacaatctttagccatggaggcggggtttttgggtgtttgattcaccctttccttacctgctggctgcaatattggattgaagttcactctctgtcctccgtagtacatgcctgcacaaggcaatcttgcacagcgcaggcatgtactatggaggacagagaatgaacttcaatccaatattgcagccagcgggtaaggaaagggtgaatcaaaaaccccaaaaccccgcctctatggctgaagattgttccctccaaattcaggtgacagtgtccctttaaataagatGCAATGTCACTGTTGAACTCTACATTGGGGTCTAAAAGTGTGAACTTGAGCCAATGACTTGACTTTCTGGGTCTGTCCTCATTCATAGGTGAGTCCAGAATTCCTAATCTATAGGAACGTGTTGAACTACAATCCAGTTTCCCCCAGCTCTGTCATAGTGCGATCCAACCCTGCTGCCGTTCCCATCGTGTGTTTTTACCCAAGGTGAGTTTCACTTCTGACTCGACTTCATTTGCCTTGTGCTAGACACTCCTGTTGTAGCTTTAATTCTTTGGTTTTGACTTTTCCATAGACATGGCAATGTAAGCAGCAAGGCAGTAATGCCAACATGGGCTCCATTTACTACCACAGTCTCTACAGAAGAAAGATTGGTCTTCTCTATGTACCTGATGACTGGTAAGCTTAATAGCAGATGTGGTTGGCTCAGTCATATCTGACTTATCCTAATGTATATTGGTGTCTTACAGATGACTGGAGTGAACGTAGGCCTTCTTCTGTTTTCCAACTTGGGGACATCTTCAGTATAGAGGCCTCGGTGGAAACTGAGAATCACATGGACTTGATCCTGTTTGTTGACTACTGTGTGGCCACCATTACCTCGGATATTACTGCTGACCCTCGTTATGATATCATATCCTCTAATGGGTGAGCTATATATATTGGCTTGGGCTTTGGCTCCAGGCTTTATAATTCTACTAAATCTACTGATGTTCAGGTGCCTTTTGGATGGGACACAAGAGGACTCCTCATCAGCCTTCATATCTCCAAGGTCTCAACCAAATAGGATCCAGTTCATGGTTGATGCCTTCAGGTTCATAGAAACTCCTGCATCTACGGTGAGGAATAACTCTTTGACAATAATATTCTGATGTTCAATGGATTAGTCATACACTGGACTGATGGTCGTAGACTAGTCTCATCATGTGCTACCTTACTGTAGTCTACTAGTTGACTTTACTATCAACTATCATTTTTCTAGGTCTACATCACATGTTCTCTAAGAGCCACAAAAGTTGATCAGACTCCTGATCCAATGAACAAGGCCTGCTCTTACAACAAGGTTTCTAGAAGGTCAGAAGGCTTCCTTGGGATGAATTGTAACCAGTGACTTTATTCCACGCTGTGGTGATTTTTAAAATCCTTTAGTAGTTTGGATGGTAGTAGCCTTACAATTGATGGCATGGCTAGGGGTACTGCTTGAACTTGCATGTTGGCTATTATTCAAAGGTTTACGTTTTATTTATTTCCCCTTCCTTTGATCATGCCAAATAACACCAGTTGGTCCATTCTTGGTAGCTTATCATTGTTGGTGTTCGTCAGTGCTGTCGTGACTTTACCTGAAGCTTCCGAAAAGCTAAAAACTAGTCTCTAACCCATATCTAAAGATGATTTGTGACCTAATTGTCCTTTGAAATGGTTGGAATCATAATATTATACCACAGTCACTCAATTCTCCACTTCTGTTTCTTCCTTAGCTGGTCTGCACTTGAAGGCTCTAATAACATCTGCCGTTGCTGTGAGTCCAGGGACTGTGGTGCCCTTCCCGGCCAGACAAGAAGATGGGGCTCAGTCCAAGGAGGGTCAAGGGGGAAGAGAGAAATAGGTGAGTGATTAAGAAACTGAGGCGTGTACATTAGGTCTAATCTATGGAGACCCTTAGTGATATTATGACCATATGGTATATTCTGTGGACATGCAATAAATATCTGTTTTATTTAGAGGTAGGATGCCCACCTAGAGAACACTGATTATGAGTGACCCAATATCAAACTACTGTAGCTTGTAGAATTGTGAGCTAGCTAGGGACAAGGCTAAATTGTCAGGGGGTCTCTTCTCTTGCTATCTAATATCATACAGATGCTACACTGACTGTAACATTGGGATAATCCTCTTAAACCTTTTTTTGGACAGGTCCTCATCCAGAGGAGCATTCTATGGCTACACTTGGCCCTATATTGGTCATTGGAGCTGAACATTCCCACCAGTCATCCATTACAGAACACCTCCAGGCTTTAGAAGTCCCAGAAGAGTCACAATCCTTCGAGCTATGGATTTTGGTGGCAATCGGTTCTGTCAGTCTGGTGGTTATAGTTGTTGCTCTTGTCTTTACTGGTAGATGTGTTGTGAAGAGACTGTCACCCCGAGAAGCTCTGTGAAATAAAGACTGTAACAATTCAGGTCTCATGGTTTGAGTACTTTACTCCTATTCTAGATAATAATTTATCACTTACAAAAATGATGTAAGGGAACAGTCATGGTGGTTTTGACAGAACCTTTTATTcttgtgcagggaaaaaaaaaacaaatgtcagCCAAACTGCCGATCTAGTGGTACATGAGTGGATACTGGTTGGTAAGCTTAAATGGCCTTCACAAGCCTCATGGTGGGACAGTACAGGAATCTAAATCTGAGCACCCCACCTTGTGGCCAGAGGAGATGTCTTGGCTCCCTGCCAAATAGGAGTGATGAGTCTACCAAAAACCAGAGCTGACTTATGGCTTCTTCCAATCTGAAAGCAATGGCAGGGCCAACTTCATTAAAAATGAGCCTGGCTGCTTGTGTTGTGCAGACTTGTGCCTCCACCCAACCCTAAACTGTGAGGGCCTATAGCATGCATTCTGTGGACAAATTATGGCAAATGCTATATATAGCGGCctgttaacactagaagtcccagagaggggtcatttaacatttctgccTTTTGGATcttgaaatttctgggacttctagtgttaagtccCAGGAGATTTGTCCACTGCTATTCTGGTTTCTGGTGCTTTCTCAGGTCCCCTGCAATCAGACATCACCTGCTCCACTCCCATGATTTTAGTAGCTGAATCAATGTCTTGGGGTTGTGGTCGGATGCCTGCTTCTTGTACTACTCCATTCTCAGCTGTCCAGTTCCTTCCTGTGGTCCACCATGGCTAACTCCCATCACAGGTATTGGTAGGGGTTCAGATGGGGACAAAACATGAGTGGGAGGCCATGCAATGGTAgatgccagtcctgcagaacatacaaaAGATTACTGTACAGTTATAGATGGGGTCATTCTTTGTGATGGAGTGTGGTGTTAGGTTttctttccatctggtccagaccaataaacttctccagccaggacttgtctgcagagattacagcaaagGCATCTGACTTCTCTCATTTCCAGCCTCATCACCATCTAATCCCATtactgccccaatactgagcctctgctgccgtatgcgtccttattactgcacctgataccccaatactgagccgctgctgccgtatgtgtccttattactgcacctgatatgccaatactgagccgctgctgccgtatgtgtccctattactgcacctgataccccaatactgagccgctgctgccgtgtgtccctattactgcccctgatacccccaatactgagccgctgctgccgtatgtgtccctattactgcacctgctgtgtgatacaATAACGGCTCTtacattatttatatagcaccattaattccatggggtaacatagtaacatagttagtaaggccgaaaaaagacatttgtccatccagttcagcctatattccatcataataaatccccagatctacgtctttctacagaacctaataatagtatgatacaatattgttctgctccaggaagacatccaggcctctcttgaacccctcgactgagttcgccatcaccacctcctcaggcaagcaattccagattctcactgccctaacagtaaagaatcctctactatgttggtggaaaaaccttctctcctccagacgcaaagaatgcccccttgtgcccgtcaccttccttggtataaacagatcctcagctttagtagtgcaaatgctttctttttactgttaattgcctgtcttactactttgtttagccacattgggtttttcctatttctagtccttttattcccacaaggtataaaccgcttacactgcctatttaggatgttcttaaacatttcccatttattatctgtattcttatttctgaggatattgtcccagtctaccagattaagggcatctctaagctggtcaaactttgccttcctaaagttcagtgtttttgtgactccctgacaagtccccctagtgaaagacaggtgaaactgtacaatattgtggtcgctatttcctagatgcccgaccacctgcagatttgttattctgtcaggtctattagatagtattaggtctaaaagtgctgctcctctggttggattctgcaccaattgtgaaagataatttttcttggttattagcagaaacctgttgcctttatgggtttcacaggtttctgtttcccagttaatgtccgggtagttaaagtcccccataaccaggacctcattatgggttgcagcttcatctatctgctttagaagtagactttccatggtttctgttatatttgggggtttgggtAGTACATGgtagtacatgagaaaggagttatagatatcgtttacagcaaacaactttacagtgacagactggtacagaggggagaggaccctgtccttacggacttaaggccccttcacattaagcgacgctgcagcgataccgtcaacgatccggatcgctgcagcgtcgctgtttggctggagagctgtcacacagaccgctctccagcgaccaacgatcccgaagtccctgggtaaccagggtaaacatcgggttactaagcgcagggccgcgcttagtaacccgatgtttaccctggttaccagcgtaaaagtaaaaaaaaacaaacactacatacttacctaccgctgtctgtccccggcgctgtgctctgcactcctcctgtactggctgtgagcacagcggccggaaagcagagcggtgacgtcaccgctctgctttccggctgaccgacgctcacagccagtacaggaggagtgcagagcacagcgccggggacatccTAACACCAGTTGCAGAGTCTCCCTCCTGTGGTGTATGGTCCTGTCAGACCTGATGATGGAGCTCTTCCCATGCTACAGTTGTCTTCACTCTGTGCACCCCCAGATTGGCTCAGGGCAGGCACCCTGGCTCCTAGTGCCCACCTTACATGTCActcacacttcctggtcctgcctcactgcctgcaaacttcatcagtaagcgGGGATGGAATTTATTGGgtttactaaattcaggtatgtcattgTCACTGTGGGGTTAATGtgcgaccatgggggtattgtgggggagggtggGACAAGAcactgtggggtgaatgtgagaccatgggggtattgtgggggagggtggGACAAGAcactgtggggtgaatgtgagaccatgggggtattgtgggggagggtggGACAAGAcactgtggggtgaatgtgagaccatgggggtattgtgggggagggtggGACAAGAcactgtggggtgaatgtgagaccatgggggtattgtgggggagggtggGACAAGGCACTGTGGGGTGAATGGAGGTATGGGACGGCACTGTGGGGTGAATGAGaccatggaggtgggggagagggcactgtggggtgaatgtgagaccatggaagTATTGTAGAGGCGGGGGAGAGGGcactgtggggtgaatgtgagaccatgggggtattgtgggggagggtggGACAAGGCACTGTGGGGTGAATGGAGGTATGGGACGGCACTGTGGGGTGAATGAGaccatggaggtgggggagagggcactgtggggtgaatgtgagaccatggaagTATTGTAGAGGCGGGGGAGAGGGcactgtggggtgaatgtgagaccatgggggtattgtgggggagggtggGACAAGGCACTGTGGGGTGAATGGAGGTATGGGACGGCACTGTGGGGTGAATGAGaccatggaggtgggggagagggcactgtggggtgaatgtgagaccatggaagTATTGTAGAGGCGGGGGAGAGGGcactgtggggtgaatgtgagaccattggggtattgtggggacTGAAGTAGAGGTGGGTGAGCTGGGACTGAGCCCTagggggctgattattatactgTTTTGTTATGAGATTATATGCACTCTATTATATGTAATAGTTGCTGAAGATGGAGAGGTCGGGGGCTTTttatacttaccagctgggtcTTTTCTGAGTATTAGCGTAACAAGCCAAAATACATTGACCAAGTGCTGCATCACatcgaaagggaacctgtcagcaggattgtgcacagtaacctacagtgtcaggtcggcgctgttatactgattacagtgatacctggtgatgaaatacgtcttgtggttgttgtgtaatctttattttcagttgtgAGTTAATGAAATGCTGGTGCTCCTGGGTGGTCTGTGGGGGTCTTCCTGTGGTATTCATAATGTAGACTGCTGACCGGTCACTGGTCCCTCACTGACCTGtcccctactttccaaaatgaatatctgtgcatactgaagaaagagacaaaaaccgcttctgcaggcaggtgcaagCTGTGGCCCCtactctgcagcataatcgcatgtttagtgtccaGTTAATAAGGATTCTTAATGTTACTG contains:
- the LOC138674359 gene encoding zona pellucida sperm-binding protein 3-like, with translation MNGTSAGSVHGLPLVSPEFLIYRNVLNYNPVSPSSVIVRSNPAAVPIVCFYPRHGNVSSKAVMPTWAPFTTTVSTEERLVFSMYLMTDDWSERRPSSVFQLGDIFSIEASVETENHMDLILFVDYCVATITSDITADPRYDIISSNGCLLDGTQEDSSSAFISPRSQPNRIQFMVDAFRFIETPASTVYITCSLRATKVDQTPDPMNKACSYNKVSRSWSALEGSNNICRCCESRDCGALPGQTRRWGSVQGGSRGKREIGPHPEEHSMATLGPILVIGAEHSHQSSITEHLQALEVPEESQSFELWILVAIGSVSLVVIVVALVFTGRCVVKRLSPREAL